The proteins below are encoded in one region of Bacteroidales bacterium:
- a CDS encoding T9SS type A sorting domain-containing protein: MKMLVLILTLIASGLYCNAQHVNIPDDHFLKALIERGVDTNADSLIDIAEAAAVNKLFLSGYSINDLTGIEAFVNLDTLFCQQNMLTTLDVSGNSSLLYLECDFNQLTSFNFSGCNKLEWLSCSNNQFTNLDVSACTNLVYLLCPFNKLTSLDVSKNVVLSRLVCYSNQLTGLDVSKNIALHELDCSSNQLTGLDLSQSDSLEYLSVNGNQLTNLNVAACSNLKGLSCYSNQLSGLDVSGNSILTSLVCMNNQLTHLELDPGLFNLDCSFNQLSDLDISSIDSLSELDCSSNQLTGLDFSSNTKLIRVVCTSNQLTGLDLSNHSALRMVICDQNQLTDLNLTGCNNIITLNCSGNLLTSLNLSTNNNLMQRWSRIDGIINLSEMPSLVEVCVWITPFPPVGVPGNLIAENSPNIHFSTDCLTTSSDDREKDIVSVHPNPATNYLLINVSDLTEFTTIELLDMQGQSVLFRNLYENRKIAVNGLNPGLYIYKIRNGKKVHSGKVVVE; this comes from the coding sequence ATGAAAATGCTCGTATTAATCCTGACTTTAATTGCTTCAGGTTTATATTGTAATGCACAACACGTAAATATTCCGGATGATCATTTTTTAAAAGCACTTATTGAAAGAGGTGTTGACACAAACGCTGACAGCCTTATCGATATTGCAGAAGCCGCAGCAGTTAACAAGTTATTCCTTTCGGGTTACTCAATCAATGATTTGACAGGAATTGAAGCCTTTGTTAACCTTGACACTCTTTTTTGCCAGCAAAATATGCTAACCACCCTGGATGTTTCAGGAAATAGTTCTTTACTCTATCTGGAATGCGATTTTAACCAGCTAACCAGCTTTAACTTTTCCGGTTGTAATAAGCTTGAATGGTTATCCTGCTCAAATAATCAATTTACCAACCTGGATGTTTCAGCATGTACTAATCTTGTATATCTGCTATGTCCCTTCAATAAGTTAACATCCCTTGACGTTTCAAAAAATGTTGTTTTAAGTCGCCTGGTTTGTTACAGCAATCAATTAACCGGTCTTGATGTTTCAAAAAATATTGCGTTGCATGAATTGGACTGCAGCAGTAACCAATTAACCGGTTTGGATTTGTCACAAAGTGATTCTTTGGAGTATTTATCCGTTAATGGTAATCAACTTACGAATCTCAATGTTGCTGCATGCAGTAATTTAAAAGGTTTAAGCTGTTATAGCAATCAGCTTTCCGGTCTGGATGTTTCCGGTAATTCTATACTAACATCTTTAGTCTGCATGAATAACCAGTTGACCCATCTTGAATTAGATCCCGGATTGTTTAATCTGGATTGCAGTTTTAACCAGTTAAGCGATTTGGATATCAGCAGTATTGATTCCTTAAGCGAACTTGATTGCAGTTCAAATCAATTAACCGGTTTGGATTTTTCATCCAACACGAAACTGATAAGGGTTGTCTGTACGTCAAACCAACTGACAGGATTGGATCTTTCCAATCATTCCGCGTTACGCATGGTAATTTGTGATCAGAATCAACTTACCGATTTGAATTTAACAGGCTGTAACAATATCATAACCTTAAATTGTTCCGGTAATTTGTTAACCTCATTGAACCTGTCAACAAACAACAATCTGATGCAACGATGGAGCAGGATCGATGGAATTATTAATTTGTCAGAAATGCCGTCCCTGGTTGAAGTTTGCGTCTGGATAACACCATTTCCCCCGGTGGGCGTGCCAGGTAATCTTATTGCTGAAAATAGCCCTAATATTCACTTTTCAACGGATTGCCTGACAACTTCATCAGATGACAGGGAAAAAGACATAGTATCCGTTCATCCAAACCCGGCAACGAATTACTTATTAATTAATGTATCAGACCTTACAGAATTTACAACGATTGAATTGCTTGACATGCAAGGTCAATCAGTATTGTTCCGTAATCTGTATGAAAACAGGAAGATTGCTGTAAACGGGCTGAATCCCGGGTTATATATTTATAAAATCAGGAATGGTAAAAAGGTGCATTCAGGGAAGGTGGTTGTTGAATAA
- a CDS encoding tyrosine-type recombinase/integrase produces MASIKFLTRSTINKPVTVYLRFILSRGVDYRVATSERIYPQYWSNKKQKINDAILKTDVFTAQDAADITERFFKLKDYILREYGKLSGQPVTREWLEKTVNAFYGTQKKGDHTPETLNQYIDRFIKEAKAGTRLTDKKSRFSYSYTHSLTGFQSQFNEYQGVYTEKALNALKEKKETPRKKHILNFGDINPDFYNEFIKYFYSKKYSPNTIGKHIKSLKTIMRTAKEEGLHNNTETERKAFKSISAPVQTIYLTESELQKIYNLNLNTLPDYDLARDVFLVGCYTAQRFSDFSRIKPENIRTLENGKKVIDLIQQKTGERVTIPIRHELETIMRKYNYHLPKTYEQKVNTKIKNIAADAGITDVIQIEKNKGGLRIKANVRKCDLVVTHTARRSGCTNMYLAGIPVIDIMKISGHKSEREFLKYIRVSKEETAIILSNHPYFIGNTLLVAK; encoded by the coding sequence ATGGCATCTATAAAATTTCTTACCCGTTCTACTATTAATAAACCGGTTACCGTTTATTTACGTTTTATTCTCTCCAGAGGAGTTGATTACAGAGTTGCCACATCTGAAAGAATTTACCCTCAATATTGGAGCAATAAGAAACAGAAAATCAACGATGCCATTTTAAAGACCGATGTATTCACAGCCCAGGATGCCGCTGATATTACAGAACGGTTTTTTAAGCTTAAGGATTATATACTTAGAGAGTATGGCAAATTGTCCGGACAGCCTGTTACCCGTGAATGGTTGGAAAAAACTGTCAATGCATTTTACGGCACTCAGAAAAAAGGCGACCATACTCCAGAAACCTTAAACCAATATATTGACCGGTTTATTAAAGAGGCCAAAGCTGGAACCCGTTTGACAGATAAGAAAAGCCGGTTCAGTTATTCATATACGCATTCATTGACCGGCTTTCAATCTCAGTTCAATGAATATCAGGGAGTATATACAGAAAAAGCATTAAACGCTCTGAAAGAGAAAAAGGAAACCCCAAGGAAAAAGCATATTTTAAATTTTGGCGACATCAATCCGGATTTTTATAATGAATTCATAAAGTACTTCTATTCAAAGAAATATTCGCCGAATACAATAGGCAAGCATATAAAGAGCCTTAAAACAATTATGCGAACCGCTAAAGAAGAGGGATTGCACAATAATACAGAAACAGAAAGAAAAGCGTTTAAATCAATTAGTGCGCCTGTACAAACCATTTACTTAACAGAAAGCGAACTACAAAAGATTTATAATCTTAATCTGAATACATTGCCTGATTATGATTTGGCCCGTGACGTTTTCTTGGTGGGATGTTATACCGCTCAGCGTTTTAGCGATTTTTCACGGATAAAGCCTGAAAACATAAGGACTTTAGAAAATGGTAAAAAGGTAATTGACCTTATCCAACAAAAAACCGGCGAACGTGTTACAATACCAATAAGGCATGAGCTGGAAACTATTATGAGAAAGTATAATTATCATTTACCAAAGACATACGAGCAGAAAGTAAATACCAAAATTAAGAATATTGCAGCTGATGCAGGTATAACCGATGTTATTCAGATTGAAAAGAATAAAGGCGGGTTAAGGATAAAGGCCAATGTCAGAAAATGTGATTTAGTGGTTACCCATACCGCCAGGCGTTCAGGTTGTACCAATATGTATCTTGCCGGTATACCCGTAATTGATATTATGAAAATTTCAGGTCATAAATCAGAAAGAGAGTTTTTAAAGTATATCAGGGTATCTAAAGAAGAAACGGCAATAATTCTTAGTAACCACCCCTATTTTATTGGAAACACGTTATTAGTAGCTAAATAG